From the genome of Vicia villosa cultivar HV-30 ecotype Madison, WI linkage group LG2, Vvil1.0, whole genome shotgun sequence, one region includes:
- the LOC131651174 gene encoding uncharacterized protein LOC131651174: MSNRLRLKTSIDTIRWLTLQACALRGHDETNNSRNQGNFLELLKLLASYNDEIAKVVLENAPQNCKYTSHQIQKELLQILSSRVKKHIREEIGDSKFCIVVDEARDESKKEKMALVLRFVDKVGLIQERFFDVAHVKDTTSLTLKEAICDILSRHNLDVSNIRGQGYDGASNMRGEWNGLQLLFMKDCPYAYYVHCFAHRLQLALVTTSREVKPIHKFFDKLIFVVNVVCSSTKRHDELQASQLEEIAYLLEIGEIVTSKGSNQIVTLKRAGDTRWGSHYNSICSLINMYEATCSVFKKIAKERGNYTTRGDADSSYNYLKAFDFIFILHLMKEIMGITDMLCQALRKQNQDVVNAMDLHGIEIPDLNDIHSATRFGRSLLEENQVTIQHYFKVEIFFTTIDKQLQELNSRFSEQAMDLLTLSCALSPKDGYKAFNIDTICSLVEKYYPMDFSDQEKNNLQFQLRHFLFVARQASNLNNLSTIQELCSCLVETGQAEIYFLIDRLLRLIMTLPVSTATTERSFSAMKIIKTKLRNKMDAGFLRDSMAVYIEREISANISSESIIEDFKSLGTRKALL; the protein is encoded by the exons ATGAGTAACCGGCTTCGTCTCAAAACTTCAATTGACACTATTCGTTGGTTAACACTTCAAGCTTGTGCTTTAAGGGGTCACGATGAAACTAACAATTCAAGAAATCAAGGTAACTTTCTCGAATTGTTAAAACTTTTAGCATCTTACAATGATGAAATTGCAAAAGTTGTGTTGGAAAATGCTCCACAAAATTGCAAATATACCtcacatcaaattcaaaaagagctCTTGCAAATTCTTTCTAGTAGGGTGAAAAAACATATTCGTGAGGAAATTGGTGATTCCAAATTTTGTATTGTTGTAGATGAAGCTCGTGATGagtcaaaaaaggaaaaaatggcTCTTGTATTAAGATTTGTTGATAAAGTTGGTTTAATACAAGAGAGATTTTTTGATGTGGCACATGTTAAAGACACCACGTCTTTAACTCTTAAGGAAGCAATATGTGATATACTCTCTCGACATAACCTTGATGTGTCTAACATTCGCGGACAAGGGTATGATGGTGCTAGCAACATGAGAGGAGAATGGAATGGTTTACAACTACTCTTTATGAAGGATTGTCCTTATGCATACTATGTTCATTGTTTTGCTCATCGATTGCAACTTGCCTTGGTTACAACATCAAGAGAAGTCAAACCAATTCATAAATTCTTTGATAAACTGATTTTTGTAGTCAATGTTGTTTGTTCTTCCACTAAGCGCCATGATGAGTTACAAGCTTCCCAATTAGAAGAGATTGCATATTTGTTAGAGATTGGTGAGATTGTAACTAGTAAAGGTTCAAATCAAATTGTTACTTTGAAACGAGCTGGAGATACCCGTTGGGGATCACATTACAATTCTATTTGTAGCTTGATAAACATGTATGAAGCAACTTgttcagtttttaaaaaaattgcaaaagaaAGGGGAAATTATACTACACGTGGGGATGCAGATAGTTCTTACAATTACTTGAaggcatttgattttatatttattttgcatttGATGAAAGAAATTATGGGGATAACAGATATGCTTTGTCAAGCCTTGCGAAAACAAAATCAAGATGTAGTTAATGCCATGGACTTG CATGGTATTGAGATTCCCGATCTTAATGATATTCATTCAGCAACAAGATTTGGACGATCTCTCCTTGAAGAAAATCAAGTCACAATTCAACATTACTTCAAAGTTGAAATCTTTTTCACTACCATTGACAAACAGTTACAAGAGTTGAATAGCAGATTTAGTGAGCAGGCAATGGATTTGTTAACTCTTTCTTGTGCTTTGTCTCCTAAGGATGGGTATAAAGCTTTTAACATTGATACTATTTGTTCTCTAGTTGAAAAATATTATCCTATGGATTTTAGTGATCAAGAGAAgaataatttgcaatttcaactTCGGCATTTTCTATTTGTTGCTCGCCAAGCATCAAATTTGAATAATTTATCAACTATTCAAGAGTTATGTTCATGTTTGGTGGAAACTGGACAAGCTGAAATTTATTTCTTGATTGATAGGCTACTTCGCCTTATCATGACTCTTCCAGTTTCTACGGCAACAACTGAGAGGTCTTTTTCAGCAATGAAAATTATCAAGACTAAGTTGAGAAACAAGATGGATGCTGGGTTTCTAAGAGATAGCATGGCAGTTTATATTGAAAGGGAGATTAGTGCAAACATTAGTTCTGAGTCTATTATTGAAGATTTCAAGTCACTCGGAACACGTAAAGCTTTATTATAA